Proteins encoded in a region of the Fusarium keratoplasticum isolate Fu6.1 chromosome 13, whole genome shotgun sequence genome:
- a CDS encoding Mitochondrial fission process protein 1, with translation MWWGKRPYKPPEGTSPQRSPLEAKDEPKDPAAFDPHKKPEQKKLPKGLQKIMDEADEEENFYDELVEGYTPPSTEFSVRYAAYATRLRNIPLAAHRYTAYAFGVGESFRPAQHPWLVRGTYGVSFAYILGDVSYEGYKAFRHNQRVLNPQLELTSRQQKATERGEATPTGGPVVAPSSEDRAAAVKPGKIAPLEDYRTVMLQRALFQSIASIGLPAFTIHSIVRYSSRMMKNFKYKTVKIWAPIGLGLSVVPFLPSLFDKPVEDAVEWVFYKGFVAYGGKEAVGEASLIGRERQLSERLKQREREL, from the exons ATGTGGTGGGGAAAGAGGCCATACAAACCTCCTGAAGGGACATCTCCGCAGCGGTCGCCACTCGAAGCGAAAGATGAGCCGAAGGATCCCGCGGCGTTCGATCCCCATAAGAAACcggagcagaagaagctgcccAAAGGTCTGCAGAAGATAATGGACGAggcggacgaggaggagaactTCTACGACGAGTTGGTCGAAGGATA CACCCCCCCCTCGACCGAGTTTAGCGTCCGCTACGCCGCCTACGCAACCCGGCTGCGCAATATTCCCCTCGCGGCGCACCGTTACACCGCATACGCCTTTGGAGTTGGTGAATCCTTCCGACCCGCCCAGCACCCATGGCTCGTGCGCGGCACCTACGGCGTATCGTTTGCGTACATACTCGGCGACGTCTCCTACGAGGGTTACAAGGCGTTCCGGCATAACCAGCGCGTGCTCAACCCACAGCTGGAACTGACTTCACGCCAACAGAAGGCTACGGAGCGAGGTGAGGCGACACCAACGGGCGGGCCTGTGGTGGCTCCATCATCAGAGGACAGAGCAGCAGCGGTAAAACCGGGGAAGATAGCGCCGCTCGAGGATTACCGTACTGTCATGTTGCAGCGCGCTCTGTTCCAGAGCATCGCAAGCATAGGCCTACCGGCGTTCACGATCCACAGCATCGTGCGGTACTCGAGCCGCATGATGAAGAACTTCAAGTACAAAACTGTGAAGATATGGGCGCCTATTGGCCTGGGACTCTCGGTCGTACCATTCCTGCCGTCACTCTTTGACAAGCCGGTTGAGGATGCGGTGGAGTGGGTCTTCTACAAAGGGTTCGTGGCATACGGAGGCAAAGAGGCCGTGGGCGAGGCGTCGCTGATTGGCCGAGAGAGGCAGCTGAGCGAGAGGCTGaagcagagagagagggagctATAG
- a CDS encoding Zn(2)-C6 fungal-type domain-containing protein, with product MALNSLPDTPAEDHKSTCSKYSTTTSTKSGKPPHRVLKRSSSSAATIHHCNHVAHSAGMDGRHKRVSKACERCRMKKTKCDSNFPCKRCKDDGQICTAGVRKKRKYKQLPQGYAEVLENTQLMFIATIYKLYSMVRNNEPWELGEPGSNDHGQPVVHDIAQKLGCARPSSDINPPLHLGFPEDEVSMTKLTLPLEEQQKENESQKGFNDADSSVCNRTERASSSELDHSDIECGYPAAAFGNTNNAMTLSAQSFTGSSNDVAFDPLPPETGDLTTFPSQSPSTPNLPPWSMAAKAQNSDLTLQFVQELEIMGRMNMMNQRRVESEPGTILASCHVPDPEIIMGTGDLMIYSGYDGEPILSRV from the exons ATGGCTTTAAATAGTTTGCCCGATACTCCCGCAGAGGACCACAAGTCGACTTGCTCTAAATATAGCACCACGACAAGTACTAAGTCGGGCAAGCCTCCACACCGTGTCTTGAAACGATCAAGCTCCAGTGCTGCCACAATTCACCACTGTAACCATGTTGCGCATAGTGCTGGTATGGACGGTCGACATAAGCGTGTCTCGAAGGCTTGTGAGAGATGTCGAATGAAGAAGACCAAG TGCGACAGTAATTTCCCCTGCAAACGATGCAAGGATGATGGTCAGATCTGCACCGCTGGTGTtagaaagaagaggaaatACAAGCAACTGCCACAAGG ATACGCTGAAGTCCTTGAAAACACGCAACTCATGTTTATCGCTACTATCTACAAGCTTTACTCCATGGTCAGGAATAACGAGCCCTGGGAGCTGGGCGAACCTGGATCGAACGACCACGGCCAGCCCGTAGTCCACGACATTGCTCAGAAGCTCGGCTGCGCCCGACCCAGCAGCGACATCAACCCCCCCCTGCATTTAGGCTTCCCCGAAGACGAAGTCAGCATGACGAAGTTGACACTCCCGCTCGAGGAGCAACAGAAGGAGAACGAGTCTCAGAAGGGGTTCAATGACGCAGACTCTTCCGTATGTAACCGAACCGAGCGGGCGTCGTCCTCGGAACTTGATCACTCCGACATTGAGTGCGGCTATCCAGCGGCTGCCTTtggcaacaccaacaatgcgatgaccttgtcggccCAGAGCTTCACAGGCAGCAGCAACGACGTCGCCTTTGACCCTCTGCCTCCTGAAACCGGCGACTTAACCACGTTCCCTTCGCAATCGCCCTCGACACCGAATCTCCCCCCCTGGTCTATGGCCGCCAAGGCCCAAAACAGCGATCTGACTCTGCAGTTCGTACAAGAGCTAGAAATTATGGGTAGAATGAACATGATGAACCAGAGGCGCGTAGAATCAGAGCCTGGCACTATCCTCGCGTCCTGTCATGTCCCTGACCCTGAGATCATAATGGGCACGGGCGATCTGATGATTTATTCTGGTTATGACGGCGAACCGATATTGTCAAGGGTCTGA